From one Streptomyces sp. Q6 genomic stretch:
- a CDS encoding MerR family transcriptional regulator, which yields MLQTTRGGAGSGTATTDSRLMSIGTVLNVLRDEFPEVTISKIRFLESEGLIEPQRTPSGYRKFSPDDVERLAHVLRMQRDHYLPLKVIKEQLDALERGEALPVPAPGRPGDLTDEGEAPTAARVGRDELLAAAGIDEADLQEWESYGLIAPLPDGGYDASAVLVAELVGELGGFGIEPRHLRVMRAAADREAGLVDSVVAPLKVHRNPQTRALAQARATEMAGLTVKLHAALVQTALGVRLP from the coding sequence ATGCTGCAAACGACGAGGGGCGGTGCCGGCAGCGGCACCGCCACCACGGACAGTCGGCTGATGAGCATCGGCACCGTACTGAACGTGCTGCGCGATGAGTTTCCCGAAGTCACCATCTCCAAGATCAGGTTCTTGGAGTCCGAAGGGCTCATCGAGCCGCAGCGGACGCCGTCCGGCTACCGCAAGTTCAGTCCCGACGACGTCGAGCGGCTCGCTCACGTCCTGCGGATGCAGCGGGACCACTATCTGCCGCTGAAGGTCATCAAGGAGCAGCTCGACGCCCTGGAGCGGGGCGAGGCGCTGCCCGTACCCGCTCCTGGGCGCCCCGGCGACCTGACGGACGAGGGCGAGGCCCCGACGGCCGCGCGGGTCGGCCGGGACGAATTGCTCGCCGCCGCCGGGATCGACGAGGCGGACCTCCAGGAGTGGGAGTCGTACGGTCTCATCGCCCCGTTGCCGGACGGGGGTTACGACGCCTCGGCCGTTCTGGTCGCCGAGCTCGTCGGCGAACTGGGCGGGTTCGGGATCGAGCCGCGGCATCTGCGCGTCATGCGGGCGGCCGCGGACCGTGAGGCGGGTCTGGTCGACTCCGTCGTCGCGCCGCTCAAGGTGCACCGCAATCCGCAGACCAGAGCGCTCGCGCAGGCCCGTGCCACGGAGATGGCGGGGCTGACCGTGAAGTTGCACGCGGCACTTGTGCAGACCGCTCTCGGGGTGCGTCTGCCCTGA
- a CDS encoding FHA domain-containing protein, with protein sequence MFGGYGRCEVVRVSVVRRCVQSGFVLPHGRVCFGQGESPVKLFAKLFGKSAREDNARHRAPRHGDVPETQVGERPLFRDQVGGDNSGGQGASSVDPAGSGRIGFGEPSTSSTGGGFTPDPYASHAPAGQPRQEDPSMSALVCTRCGNRNAENSRFCSNCGAPLRGGVAAEGPSETTSTISISGLESYDPEATGQTQLPALSPEAQAAVDALPLGSALLVVRRGPNSGSRFLLDGDLTTAGRHPQSDIFLDDVTVSRRHVEFRRLQDGTFTVADVGSLNGTYVNRERIDSVTLHNGDEVQIGKYRLVFYASQRAI encoded by the coding sequence CTGTTTGGCGGATACGGACGTTGTGAGGTTGTCCGTGTCAGTGTTGTACGCCGATGTGTGCAGTCAGGGTTCGTCCTGCCCCACGGGCGGGTCTGTTTCGGTCAAGGGGAATCGCCCGTGAAGTTGTTTGCGAAGTTGTTCGGCAAGAGCGCACGTGAGGACAACGCCCGTCACCGTGCGCCGCGCCACGGTGACGTGCCGGAGACGCAGGTGGGCGAGCGCCCGCTGTTCCGGGACCAGGTCGGCGGTGACAATTCGGGCGGACAGGGCGCGTCGTCTGTTGACCCTGCCGGTTCCGGCCGCATAGGTTTCGGAGAACCGTCAACCTCAAGTACGGGTGGAGGGTTTACCCCCGACCCGTACGCGTCCCACGCCCCCGCGGGGCAGCCGCGGCAGGAGGATCCGTCCATGTCGGCCCTGGTGTGTACGAGGTGCGGAAACCGGAACGCGGAGAACAGCCGGTTCTGCTCCAACTGCGGTGCGCCGCTGCGTGGCGGAGTGGCGGCCGAGGGGCCGTCGGAGACCACCTCCACGATCTCCATCTCCGGTCTTGAGTCCTACGACCCCGAGGCCACCGGCCAGACGCAGCTGCCCGCGCTGTCGCCCGAGGCGCAGGCCGCGGTCGACGCGCTGCCGCTCGGCTCGGCGCTCCTGGTGGTGCGGCGAGGTCCGAACTCGGGCAGCCGCTTCCTCCTGGACGGCGACCTGACGACGGCGGGGCGCCACCCGCAGAGCGACATCTTCCTGGACGACGTGACCGTGTCGCGCCGCCACGTGGAGTTCCGTCGTCTGCAGGACGGCACGTTCACCGTCGCCGACGTCGGCAGCCTCAACGGCACGTACGTGAACCGTGAGCGCATCGACTCGGTGACGCTGCACAACGGCGACGAGGTGCAGATCGGCAAGTACCGGCTGGTCTTCTACGCGAGCCAGCGGGCTATCTGA